The genomic stretch CGAGCCCACGGCCCCACTTCTCCCGCGCTATGGAATATGCTATGTAAGCATCGCCGTTCCTGAAGCTCAGGTCATGGAGAGATACAAGTCCAGAGAATTCTTCCCCTTCACAAATTGCAAAGACACGCAGATCCTTGATCTTTATTATCTTCTGGTACCATTCCTCCTCCTCTTCTATGTAGAATAGCTTTCCCGGATCCCTGAGAAACGTTCTGACCGATCGATCATTCATATAGCTGGTTATTGTTCCAAGGTCCTCTCTCAGCACAATCCCGATTGATGCTTTCTTCCCAGATAGTATGATATCCCTTTTCATATTCCCATCCCCT from Thermoplasmataceae archaeon encodes the following:
- a CDS encoding GNAT family N-acetyltransferase, with translation MKRDIILSGKKASIGIVLREDLGTITSYMNDRSVRTFLRDPGKLFYIEEEEEWYQKIIKIKDLRVFAICEGEEFSGLVSLHDLSFRNGDAYIAYSIAREKWGRGLATEAVSLAVEYAFDYLNLRKLHSSVLEPNIASIKVLRKNGFKEMGRFQKNGYIPGNGYADEIYFELLNTRFHY